The following proteins are co-located in the Puniceicoccaceae bacterium genome:
- a CDS encoding glycoside hydrolase family 97 protein, producing the protein MKTYLTLVSLALVSALQASPASYQVASPDGSVVIGVRTTDRLYYNITVDGREVMWYSPLSMSTSQGEFGKTPVLRSQSTEEVDQVIQTVWGNRSEVRDHYRELTLRFEGGYSVIFRAYDDAVAYRFRSDKAGELIVYDEEVEYRFFEDKRMINHEVDSYTTSYEMFYSRQMISEVAPGNLISLPSVIEEGSVWLSVLESDVFSYPGMYLTKKGIHNRNYLNGSFAKYPLAWEPGGWGTFSLIVTERADYIAKTEGNRLFPWRALQIARKQTELVDSDLVYKLARPATMETDWIQPGMVAWDWWNAWNLEGVPFVTGVNNQTYEYYIDFAAENGIPYVIMDEGWSDQFDVLLPTPQVDMEHLTAYAKSKGVRLILWGVWHTMDRQYEEAFALFEKWGIAGVKVDFIDRDDQLAIEFYERLTAAAAKHNLLVDFHGCSKPTGLHRTYPNLVNYEAVRGNEYNKFSEGVPPGHNVDIAFTRMTAGPLDYTPGAMRNSTEGAFLTSNEMTMSQGTRAHQLGMFVVYFAPLQMMCDAPTAYEKYPDILKFLSTVPVTWDETVVLDGAIGQYVIVARRKGDDWYVGGLNNWDERDIRIDLSRFADGSYEASILKDGLNANRLATDYQHDTLEVSTESTIGLTMKKGGGFAIHLKAR; encoded by the coding sequence ATGAAAACCTATCTTACCCTTGTCTCGCTCGCGCTCGTTTCTGCGCTGCAGGCTTCCCCCGCGTCCTATCAGGTCGCCTCGCCGGACGGTTCCGTCGTTATTGGCGTGCGAACCACGGATCGCCTCTACTACAACATCACAGTGGATGGACGTGAAGTCATGTGGTACTCCCCGTTGTCCATGTCCACCAGTCAGGGTGAGTTTGGCAAGACTCCGGTTTTGCGCAGCCAGTCCACTGAAGAGGTGGATCAGGTGATCCAGACTGTTTGGGGAAATCGGAGTGAAGTACGCGATCACTATCGTGAGCTGACTCTGCGCTTTGAAGGTGGGTATAGCGTCATCTTCCGGGCCTATGACGATGCGGTCGCCTATCGCTTCCGCTCGGACAAAGCTGGTGAACTGATCGTGTATGACGAGGAAGTGGAGTACCGGTTTTTCGAGGACAAGCGCATGATCAACCATGAGGTTGATTCCTACACAACCTCCTACGAAATGTTTTATTCGCGACAAATGATCAGTGAAGTCGCGCCCGGCAACCTCATTTCCCTTCCGTCCGTGATTGAAGAGGGCAGTGTTTGGCTGTCTGTGCTGGAATCCGATGTATTTTCCTATCCCGGCATGTATCTGACCAAGAAAGGCATCCACAATCGCAACTACCTCAACGGCAGTTTTGCAAAGTACCCATTGGCGTGGGAACCGGGCGGGTGGGGCACGTTCAGTTTGATAGTGACGGAGCGTGCGGACTACATCGCGAAGACCGAAGGGAATCGCCTGTTCCCCTGGCGCGCCCTGCAGATCGCACGCAAGCAGACGGAACTGGTGGATAGCGATCTGGTTTACAAACTGGCCCGTCCGGCAACAATGGAGACCGACTGGATCCAGCCCGGAATGGTGGCGTGGGACTGGTGGAATGCATGGAACCTCGAAGGCGTGCCGTTTGTGACTGGGGTGAACAATCAAACCTATGAGTATTACATCGATTTTGCAGCTGAGAACGGTATTCCTTACGTGATCATGGACGAGGGTTGGTCCGATCAGTTTGATGTGCTGCTACCGACACCCCAGGTCGACATGGAGCACTTGACTGCGTATGCAAAATCCAAAGGAGTGCGCCTGATCCTCTGGGGCGTTTGGCACACGATGGACCGCCAGTATGAGGAGGCCTTCGCACTCTTCGAAAAATGGGGCATTGCCGGAGTCAAGGTGGATTTCATCGACCGGGATGATCAGCTCGCCATCGAGTTCTACGAGCGATTGACCGCTGCGGCGGCCAAACACAATCTGCTCGTGGATTTCCACGGCTGCAGTAAGCCCACCGGCCTGCACCGCACCTATCCAAATCTGGTCAACTACGAAGCGGTGCGCGGCAACGAGTATAACAAGTTTTCCGAAGGAGTACCGCCTGGACACAACGTGGATATTGCCTTCACCCGCATGACGGCAGGTCCGCTCGATTATACCCCTGGTGCCATGCGCAACAGCACGGAAGGAGCATTTCTGACCAGCAATGAGATGACCATGAGCCAGGGCACGCGCGCCCACCAGCTCGGCATGTTTGTGGTGTATTTTGCACCGCTGCAGATGATGTGTGATGCCCCGACTGCGTATGAGAAATATCCGGATATCCTGAAATTTCTCTCCACGGTTCCGGTGACCTGGGATGAAACCGTTGTGCTCGACGGAGCCATTGGGCAGTATGTCATTGTGGCCCGACGCAAGGGTGACGACTGGTATGTTGGCGGCTTGAATAACTGGGATGAGCGCGACATCCGCATCGACTTGTCGCGCTTTGCAGACGGAAGCTATGAAGCTTCGATCCTGAAGGATGGCCTCAACGCCAACCGTCTCGCAACTGATTATCAGCACGACACGCTTGAGGTGTCCACCGAGAGTACCATTGGCCTCACGATGAAAAAAGGCGGCGGATTTGCGATCCACCTGAAAGCGCGGTGA